Proteins encoded together in one Candidatus Acidiferrales bacterium window:
- the rpmB gene encoding 50S ribosomal protein L28, translated as MAKICEVCGKKPIYGHNVSHAHNITNRRWNPNLQSVRAVIDGKVRRINVCASCIKQGRVRKAA; from the coding sequence ATGGCAAAAATCTGTGAAGTCTGCGGAAAAAAACCGATTTACGGTCACAATGTGAGTCATGCTCACAACATCACCAACCGCAGATGGAATCCGAATCTGCAAAGCGTACGCGCGGTGATCGACGGCAAGGTCAGGCGCATAAACGTTTGCGCGTCTTGCATCAAGCAGGGACGCGTGCGAAAAGCTGCTTAG